Proteins found in one Streptomyces sp. NBC_00461 genomic segment:
- a CDS encoding 6-phospho-beta-glucosidase produces MKLTVVGGGSTYTPELIDGFARLRDTLPVEELVLVDPAPERLELVGGLARRIFARQGHGGRIVTTDDLDAGVDGADAVLLQLRVGGQAAREQDETWPLECGCVGQETTGAGGLAKALRTVPVVLDIAERVRRTNPDAWIIDFTNPVGIVTRALLQAGHKAVGLCNVAIGFQRKFADRLGVSPADVHLDHVGLNHLTWETGVRLGGPEGENVLPKLLAEHGDSIAADLRLPRAVLDRLGVVPSYYLRYFYAHDEVVRELRTKPSRAAEVAEMERRLLKMYADPALDEKPALLAQRGGAYYSEAAVDLAASLLGAGGSPYQVVNAYNKGTLPFLPDDAVIEVQSAVGPKGPLPLAVPSVDPLYAGLMANVTAYEDLALEAALRGGRDRVFRALLSHPLIGQYEYAEGLTDRLIAHNREHLAWA; encoded by the coding sequence ATGAAACTCACCGTGGTCGGCGGAGGCTCGACCTACACACCCGAACTCATCGACGGCTTCGCCCGGTTGCGTGACACCCTGCCCGTCGAGGAACTGGTCCTCGTCGACCCGGCGCCCGAACGCCTGGAGCTGGTGGGCGGTCTGGCCCGCCGTATCTTCGCCAGGCAGGGGCACGGCGGCCGGATCGTGACGACCGACGACCTGGACGCCGGCGTGGACGGCGCCGACGCCGTGCTGCTGCAGCTGCGCGTCGGCGGTCAGGCGGCCCGCGAGCAGGACGAGACGTGGCCCCTGGAGTGCGGCTGCGTCGGCCAGGAGACGACCGGCGCGGGCGGCCTGGCCAAGGCGCTGCGCACGGTCCCGGTCGTCCTGGACATCGCGGAACGGGTCCGTCGCACCAACCCGGACGCCTGGATCATCGACTTCACCAACCCGGTCGGCATCGTCACCCGTGCCCTGCTGCAGGCGGGCCACAAGGCGGTCGGCCTGTGCAACGTCGCGATCGGCTTCCAGCGGAAGTTCGCGGACCGGCTCGGCGTCTCACCTGCCGACGTCCACCTCGACCACGTGGGCCTCAACCACCTCACCTGGGAGACCGGCGTACGTCTCGGCGGCCCCGAGGGCGAGAACGTCCTGCCCAAGCTGCTGGCCGAGCACGGCGACTCGATCGCCGCCGACCTGCGGCTGCCCCGGGCCGTGCTCGACCGCCTGGGCGTGGTCCCGTCGTACTACCTGCGCTACTTCTACGCCCACGACGAGGTCGTACGGGAGCTGCGCACCAAGCCCTCCCGGGCCGCCGAGGTCGCCGAGATGGAGCGGCGCCTGCTGAAGATGTACGCCGACCCGGCCCTGGACGAGAAGCCGGCCCTGCTCGCCCAGCGCGGCGGCGCCTACTACTCGGAGGCGGCCGTGGATCTGGCGGCCTCGCTGCTGGGCGCGGGCGGCAGCCCGTACCAGGTGGTGAACGCCTACAACAAGGGCACGCTGCCGTTCCTGCCGGACGACGCGGTGATCGAGGTGCAGTCGGCGGTCGGTCCCAAGGGACCGCTCCCGCTCGCCGTGCCGTCCGTGGACCCGCTGTACGCGGGCCTGATGGCGAACGTGACGGCGTACGAGGACCTGGCTCTGGAGGCGGCGCTGCGGGGCGGCCGCGACCGGGTCTTCCGGGCCCTGCTCTCCCACCCCCTCATCGGCCAGTACGAGTACGCCGAAGGCCTGACCGACCGACTGATCGCACACAACCGGGAGCATCTCGCGTGGGCATGA
- a CDS encoding N-acetylglucosamine kinase, with product MGMTARVLAVDAGNSKTDVAVVAADGTVLATARGGGFRPPVVGVDAAVDALAAAVCSAFAAAGVESVDHVSACLANADFPVEEEQLAAALQARAWGAQVEVRNDTFAILRAGITEPRGVAVVCGAGINCVGMRPDGRTARFPALGRISGDWGGGWGLAEEALWYAARAEDGRGAPTALARVLPAHFGHDTMLALIEALHLEEVAPPRRHELTPVLFATAADGDPIARAIVDRLADEVVAMATVALTRLDLLEEETPVLLGGGVLAAQHPQLNDGIKELLAARAPKAVARVVTASPVLGAALLGLDRVHAGQGVHDRVRAHFEDGPQDGTDPIPTTY from the coding sequence GTGGGCATGACCGCACGTGTCCTCGCCGTCGACGCGGGCAACAGCAAGACCGATGTCGCGGTCGTGGCGGCGGACGGAACCGTCCTCGCCACGGCCCGCGGCGGGGGGTTCCGGCCGCCGGTGGTGGGCGTGGACGCGGCGGTGGACGCCCTCGCCGCCGCGGTGTGCAGCGCCTTCGCCGCCGCCGGGGTGGAGTCGGTCGACCATGTCTCCGCGTGCCTCGCCAACGCCGACTTCCCCGTGGAGGAGGAGCAGCTGGCGGCCGCGCTGCAGGCGCGCGCGTGGGGCGCGCAGGTGGAGGTCCGCAACGACACCTTCGCCATCCTGCGCGCCGGCATCACCGAACCCCGGGGGGTCGCCGTCGTCTGCGGCGCCGGGATCAACTGCGTCGGCATGCGCCCCGACGGCCGCACCGCCCGCTTCCCCGCACTCGGCCGTATCTCCGGCGACTGGGGCGGCGGCTGGGGGCTGGCGGAGGAGGCGCTGTGGTACGCGGCCCGCGCGGAGGACGGCCGCGGCGCACCGACGGCTCTCGCCCGCGTCCTGCCCGCCCACTTCGGCCACGACACGATGCTCGCGCTCATCGAGGCGCTGCACCTCGAAGAGGTGGCGCCTCCCCGCCGCCACGAGCTGACACCGGTCCTGTTCGCCACGGCCGCGGACGGCGACCCGATCGCCCGCGCGATCGTCGACCGGCTCGCGGACGAGGTGGTGGCGATGGCGACGGTGGCTCTGACCCGCCTCGATCTGCTGGAGGAGGAGACCCCGGTCCTGCTCGGCGGCGGCGTACTGGCCGCCCAGCACCCCCAACTCAACGATGGGATCAAGGAGTTGCTGGCGGCCCGCGCCCCGAAGGCGGTGGCCCGGGTGGTGACGGCGAGCCCGGTGCTGGGGGCGGCACTGCTGGGGCTTGACCGGGTCCACGCGGGACAGGGGGTGCATGACAGGGTGCGCGCCCACTTCGAGGACGGCCCCCAGGACGGAACCGATCCGATTCCCACGACGTATTGA
- a CDS encoding glutamate ABC transporter substrate-binding protein: MDAHRLARRLRAGLRGWGGVGAMAAVCALALAFALLLPLTQSSGAAGAAGSGGQGVAQGSQIKADDCKTLNDPQDRSLSPSGGDGSTQTLDKIKARKDRRLIVGVDTNSYRWGYLNPNNSSGALEGFDIDLVHRIAKDILGDADAVSFKAIPTSRRIDAIQNGEVDMVVRTMTINCDRLSQVAFSAPYFRTGQQILAPRTSTITGYNGTLAHKRVCSADSSTALDRLQADRKAGRLPAGTDIRTVVPNQLDCLVKLQLGAVDAVVTDGALAASQAAQDPTVELKGGLFTDEYYGVAMKLHSDDLVRQVNRTLQNYIKDGGWADSYEKWLHPTMDQGDKKSTSATPPAAHYK, encoded by the coding sequence ATGGATGCACACCGTCTGGCGCGACGTCTGCGGGCCGGCCTCCGGGGCTGGGGCGGCGTCGGCGCGATGGCGGCCGTGTGCGCCCTCGCGCTGGCCTTCGCGCTGCTGCTGCCCCTGACGCAGTCGAGCGGGGCGGCCGGCGCCGCGGGCAGCGGCGGTCAGGGCGTCGCCCAGGGCAGCCAGATCAAGGCCGACGACTGCAAGACGCTGAACGACCCGCAGGACCGGAGCCTGTCCCCGTCGGGCGGCGACGGCAGCACACAGACCCTCGACAAGATCAAGGCCCGCAAGGACCGGCGTCTGATCGTCGGCGTCGACACCAACAGCTACCGCTGGGGCTACCTCAACCCGAACAACTCCTCAGGTGCGCTGGAGGGCTTCGACATCGACCTCGTCCACCGGATCGCCAAGGACATCCTCGGCGACGCGGACGCGGTCTCGTTCAAGGCGATCCCCACCAGCCGCCGTATCGACGCGATCCAGAACGGCGAGGTCGACATGGTGGTCCGCACCATGACGATCAACTGCGACCGGCTGAGCCAGGTCGCGTTCTCCGCGCCCTACTTCAGGACCGGCCAGCAGATCCTCGCCCCCCGCACCTCGACGATCACCGGGTACAACGGCACGCTCGCCCACAAGAGGGTCTGCTCGGCCGACAGTTCGACGGCGCTGGACCGTCTGCAGGCGGACCGGAAGGCCGGCAGGCTTCCGGCCGGCACCGACATCAGGACGGTGGTGCCCAACCAGCTGGACTGCCTGGTGAAGTTGCAGCTCGGCGCGGTCGACGCGGTCGTCACGGACGGCGCGCTCGCCGCGAGCCAGGCCGCGCAGGACCCGACGGTGGAGCTCAAGGGCGGCCTGTTCACCGACGAGTACTACGGCGTGGCGATGAAACTGCACTCCGACGATCTGGTACGCCAGGTCAACCGGACCCTGCAGAACTACATCAAGGACGGTGGCTGGGCGGACTCGTACGAGAAGTGGCTGCACCCCACCATGGACCAGGGCGACAAGAAGTCGACGTCCGCGACCCCTCCCGCCGCCCACTACAAGTGA